One Tursiops truncatus isolate mTurTru1 chromosome 3, mTurTru1.mat.Y, whole genome shotgun sequence DNA segment encodes these proteins:
- the CPLX2 gene encoding complexin-2 codes for MDFVMKQALGGATKDMGKMLGGEEEKDPDAQKKEEERQEALRQQEEERKAKHARMEAEREKVRQQIRDKYGLKKKEEKEAEEKAALEQPCEGSLTRPKKAIPAGCGDEEEEEEESILDTVLKYLPGPLQDMFKK; via the exons ATGGACTTCGTCATGAAGCAGGCCCTTGGAG GGGCCACCAAGGACATGGGGAAGATGCTGGgcggagaggaggagaaggaccCTGATGcacagaagaaggaggaggagcgGCAGGAGGCACTTCGGCAGCAAGAAGAGGAGCGCAAGGCCAAGCACGCACGCATGGAGGCCGAGCGTGAGAAGGTCCGGCAGCAGATACGAGACAAG taTGGgctgaagaagaaggaggagaaggaggctgaGGAGAAGGCAGCCCTGGAGCAGCCCTGCGAAGGGAGCCTGACCCGGCCCAAGAAGGCCATCCCGGCAGGCTGCggggacgaggaggaggaggaggaggagagcatCCTGGACACGGTGCTCAAATACCTGCCCGGGCCACTGCAGGACATGTTCAAGAAGTAA